The Amaranthus tricolor cultivar Red isolate AtriRed21 chromosome 14, ASM2621246v1, whole genome shotgun sequence DNA window CATAAGCATCGAATTCCTTTCATTTTTTCATCAATTTCCAGCTAATTTACATAATTAACTGCAAAACCTCACAAATGTCAACAGTACAAAGCTACAAGCTATACGATCCTTCAGCAAAACAAATCCTCCAAAACTGACACAAAAAACATCACTCACAAATTGCCTCGATCTAAGCAAAAACTAAAAGATCAACAACAAAattagaaacaaaaaaaaacaaataaaacttaccaAATCGAAGAGAGAATAAAAGTGAGAAGATAGTGCCAGTACGGCGGAGAATGGAGAAGATAATTCTCAGTCCATAGTGATACGAATTTCACCTAGTAGAGTGCGCAATACCTAGAGAGAGAAAGACAAGGaaagagaaaaggaaagaaagagGAAAGTGTTAGAGAGAGAAAATAGGGAAAAGCTTTATCGCTCTCTCACTCTCacaatttttttctctctcatcCAATTGCCTATCATGATCCGACACAGGAATTTTCGCTTTTTTTTGCCAGTCTAGTCTAGcggaaattaaaataaaaattttgaataaaataaaataaaataaacaaaaagaaaataagaatgttaCGGGGTCTCGTGTAATTTAGTTGTTTTTTTCTCCAAATCCTCGTATTAGGGTTAGGGATTTACGGTAGACATTCTTTCTCTAGAAGATACTTCTACTTCCCCGGTCCCGCGTCTCCAAGACTAAGACCATCCACAATTAAACAACACTTAACCTTATTATTGTACCGActcatatatctatatattcaGTGTGTtaatgtaattatttataatttaaaatttattagttataaaataagttaattatatggaTATGTTTTATAATTAGCGATCTCATATAGACTAGTTGATTAAACAAATTTGTTTCCTCTAATTTTCTTACTTGCATCTAAATCCAATTTAGCATTGTTCTATCTTAGATATTGCGTatattatacgagaaaaaatagtcatgtgagatcttgtttgattcatctcgacgcatattttcataatatcacatttttataattttttgttaggtataactctaaatataaataattggaCAAAGCGTAAAAGGTGTTTGGATGcaagtaaaaaattaaaagaagtattaaaatattagtatGGACTATTAAATTGTATGGACTATTAAATTGTGTAGGTATGATTAAAattgagagaaaaataaaaaaatatacataaataagaattaaagaaaatattgaAAACATTTCTTAAAtcacaaatattaaaaacttaatgaccgaaataaaaagaaaaatgtaacAACCTCTTAAGTACAAAGAGAATAGGTGTACAACCCATGGTATGCTTCCGTGTTCCATTATACATGAtacaatttaacatttttttatgcagtttaatgtattattttattattattatcttgatTTATGCATAagtaaaagtattaaaaaaatactatataaTTCTCTTATTCCAATTAAATGTCTCGTTTATATTTAAACGTAACTTTTTTGCTTTGgaacataaaattcaaaaatttactttattattttaacatttattctttattaggaaattaaaataattatataaaatattaattgtttttaatttttatactatattatcttaaaaagttgaaattagTGATTAAAAAGAGCGTTTGTTAATTTGTATGTACAATCTTTATCCCTTTGGGAGTTAGGGTGTAAATATcattatacataaaaatttaaaaaacaaaaaattttaaatgaatttattttttaaaactttgcttcttttttttttaatagttctAAAGCTCTAACTAATCAGAAAaggtttactcaaaaaaaaaaaaaaaaaactaagcagaAAAAAAAATGGTAGCAGCCCAAGCACGACAGGCCATGCAAGAAAATCACATGAATGTTTAAAGTGAAGTATTACTGTGTACTCAGTACTGTACTAGTGCACTATAAAAGTCTCCAAGTTGATGCCTTGATATATCATCGATATAAGTAGGTGTTTTTGACAATAAGTGATAATTCATaattgttaattgatttgaatAACTGATTTAATTagctaattttattaaataatttaactagTGGATATTAATCAATTTGTTAGAGCATATAGTGGTGAAGTTAACTTTTTAATAACTTTGaggttaaaatatattcaaaccTTTACCACTCACTCTTTATTTTAAGTTTAGATTATATTATACGCTTTTATTCCTTCAAATTTTATTTCCAAATTTCGACAAATGATGGTGAAGTTTGAGATTTGCttcatttaacaaaaaaaaattctcacatACAATTGTCAAATGAGATTAACTCAAAGAAAAGAGGCAGTATTAACTACTCTctattcttttttgtttgtccactttaagagaaagaaaattaagttagatttttaaagtatatattcaagataatatatatttatgtgagattttgttagatttattttgatgtaaaattttttaatatatcttTTATGATGCATACTAAGAGATATTAAGGCttaaactttattaaaaatgcgtgcaaaaaataaaatggacaaacaaaaaggaacggtGTACGAAGCATTGATCGTATGATAGCTCTCTTACATTGAAAGTGGGGTTCATAATTCATctttcaaagaaaaataaatttgttctttttaaaaatctttcttTTGATTGTTTAAAAATTATGGTCACAACCATGTTTGTGTATAGTTAGAGTTAAaacataacaactgatattatATTACTATGTCATAATATTTTAACATAACCAACATGGGAGACATCATTGATCAAGGCATGCTTCATACTAGTGCTAGATCATGGATTTGGTAAACTATGAaagaaactattttttattgaataacaatatttttgtgaagattttttgtcattttacatAGTTATTTATTATATAGTTTATAGTTAAGATTTCTATAGTGTTTATTTTGTCATAAATTTAACTGCTGCTAAGtaatctaaaataataaataatttgaacATCATTTATATTGTAAAAAGTTTCAGCTTTGATTTcttatatttaatttgtatatacAACCGTTTTTACTATTTGATACGCAAACTAATACGCTAAATGTAATCCAAacatttaccacttgcatctttcttgcaaatataataaatcaaaattttactCCTTTATGGTGAAAGTAATGGACACTTTTTGGCCATAAaaatcatatatgacactttATTTTAATGCATAGTAAGTTGtaaccaaaagaaaaagaaaggaaaaattcTTCTTATACTAAAGAAAATTCTAATCCAATTGAATGCATAGTAAATAATATTGTTTTGTAAAATACTCATAAATCCCtcatttttattgaattttctaTGAATGTATTGAAGATTCTTATTAAGGAAAACAAGTTAACATGAGAATAAAACACATAATTACATAAACTAGAGTTGCATGTGTGATTAGCATACACATTGTTGAtgacaagaaaaataatataggGTCATATCTCAAAATAAACACAGCAAATTCAGTAAataaaaacacaataataataataatgttaaagtCTTAATCCCAATGCAACTATACAAATTAATAGATCAATTTCAGTCTTTGTTTACcataatttttttcttcattcattTCGATCTCTTAAAATCTTAACATTAATTATCAAATCATTTCAAACTCCTAAAATATCAAAGTCTTAACTCCGATGCAAGTACAAGAACCAATAGATCAATTTCAGTCGTCGTTTACCGGAATTCTTTTTTTGTCATTCATTTTAATCTCCTAAAATCTCAGCATTAAGTAGCAATTCATTTCAATCTCCTAAAACATCAAAGTCTTAATTTCAATGCAACTATAAGAACCAACATATCAATTTCAATCGTCGTTAACCATAATCTTTTTCTTTATTCATATCAATCTCCGAAAATCTCAACATTAAGCACCAAATCAGCACAACAGACTAAAATTACATTTACAGTAAACTCAAAAGAACAAAGTAAGAGGAAACTATATAACTAACATCCACCAAGATAAGTCACAAACTCATCAATATTCTTACAAGAACTCCCACCTTCCTCCATAGCTTCTTTAGCTAACTTCTTCCATTTACtcacattcttcatcatctcaTCCCTTTTCTTTCCTTCCATAACTTCTCTTATAAACTCCTCCACTTCTTCTCTTCTCACAACCCCTTCCTCATCAACCTTAGCCCTTATCCCAACTCCCCAAACATCCTCCACAAACTTAGCATTAGTCCCTTGATCAGTATATTGTGGGTACCCCACAACCACGACACCAAGACTCAATGCTTCAAGAATAGAATTAAACCCACAATGAGTCACAAAACAACATGTAGCTTTGTGGGCCAAAATTTCAAGTTGGGAGGCCCAACTTACAACTAAACCTTGATTAGAAGTTTCTTCTAGAAACCCTTTTGGAAGTTTAGAATGTTCTGATTCTCTAACTACCCATAAGAAGCTTCTTTTACTGTTTTTTAGACCTTGTGATAGTTCTTTGAATTGTTGCTCACTTAGAATGGCTGCACTTCCAAATGATATGTAGATTACTGAATTTGTGGGTTTGGTGTCTAACCATTTTTTGGTTAACTCTGTGTTTGGCTTGAAGAGTTGGAGATTGTAGTCTTTGTCATCTTTTAGTCTTTTGTCTAGGTAATGTGATGGTGTTGTGGGTCCTATTGTTCTTATTTTCCACATTGTTGACATCCAATCAACTACCTAAAAAGATAAATTCGATCAAAAATTAGTGAATTATAACCGAAAATTTATTGACCCTTAATATGAAATGACCACCttagattgattttttttaagaaaaaagtcTAACTCGACCACCTAACTTATTGATTTGACTTGATTTTTAAATTAGGTCAATATTTTTAAGCAGGAGATATTACTTTTGAGTTGACttacaatatttctatttaatttttgttttctgaCAAATTCTTTTTACAATTTTGAAAATGTTAAAAAGGTACCGTCCTTTTTTTAATACTTGCAACTCACTATTTAGGCtgattaatgtatttttttcattctctaTAATCATTCGGAATTGTGTGCTATAAGCAAATGAGTTGCAAACAaaggaaattaaattaaattaaataaataaaacatatttttttggtaaaatttTAGTGATAGGAAGAAATTAGAACTCTTAACAAGTAGATGAATTTGAATCGACTTATATTAAAAGTAATACAATTAGAAAACAACTCAACCTAAAACAGCGGATTTTAAATCAACTTGACGAACCTTCTAACTGTAATGTTGTGGAGTCATTTAGTAGCTATTAAGATTTAtacaataaaacaaattaaaaagaaaattaacgCAAATTCATtgaaatacatataatataaacCTAAAAATGTATATGTATAGATTAAGTTCTCTTACCTCGTTTTCcatatcataaaaaatattgcACAACACCCAATCAGCTTGATCAATATTAGAAAACTGCTCTATAACTACCCGAAACCAAAATGGGTACGACCCATATTTTTCAACAAATGAGGGAAGGTCACTTTGCTGAAGCTTCGGAGCTCCGGGTATGGATACCGTATCCTGACCCGAAAGTGGTAGTTGGATCAACCCACGTTGTACATGGTAATATACACTATTTACTGTACAAGATTGAGTAAAAAAACACACCCCAATGAGCCCAAATTTTTTACCCACATCCAAAGCCCACGGTAAAAACCCATCATAAATAACCGCCTTAACGGGGTCCCCATCCTCAGCTAGTTGCTTAATAAGTTGGGCCAATGTTTTTGGGCCGTGGATATTGAGACTATCTAAATAGGTCGAAGTGGACCCGGCTTGATTTTTACCACCATCGTCAAACCCGTCTGAAATGGGTCGGATTTGGATCGGTGGCCCTGTTTGTGTGGGTATGTCAAAAAGTTGCATGGATTTGACCATGTAAACAGTTGGTGTTAAAGTGGGTTTAATACCTTTTGAAGCTAAACGTTTGGCGAATTGAAGCATTGGGTTAATGTGGCCTTGGCCCGGGTATGGTACCACGAGAACATGGGCTTTTTGGGCTTGTTTGATGTCTTGCATAGTTTCGGGTTTCTGAGTTTTCGAATTAGTcgataaaattacaaaatacaCGGGAAACGATTGTGATAATggtgaaattatttatttatttatttttagatgaTGATGGTAAAATTACTTAAAGATAGTAAAAATGTAGGATTGTTTTGTCATGATGAGTTGAAGTGTTTGTTAAGGAAAGAAAGTAATGTTATTTATACCAACCAACCAAAGCCTTAGTTCAGTATAAAGGAGTAGTGGAGTTACTGGAGTACAAATGTACAAACAATTGTAGTGATGTCAGCGATGACGTCAAAGTTATTGTTGATCTTTTAGGACTTGTAACTTGTCATTCATTTCATTTTTAGATACTACATCTCTTCTGAAATAGATGTTatacaattattttttattgtttaagtttattttttatatatggttaatatgaaagaaaaaatatagtcaaaagaattttatttaaattatttgactatatattttaataatattaaattttcataatatattttaaccaatgataatactttttttataatttgccttattttttaaaatatgtcaTCAAATTTTCCCTAAATttacttcatatatatatatatatatatatatatatatatatatatatatatatatatatatatatatatatatatataatttacttCATATATTTAAAGATGTTTGCAATAcatttaaaaattctcaaagaTTAGTTGTCTCGCTTTACTTGGAAATCAAGGCGGTAATCACATGATACAGAATTAAGCACCTTAAGTAAGAAAGACAAGTGAGAGTAGAAGACTACCACCTCATCACCAAATTTGCCCcacatttttcttttccttagGATGGTTTAAAGTAAAGGTGTTTAAACAAATCGACCCAACAAGTTAAGGATTAAATCATTTTAAACGAATCATTAACAGATTTAGTTATTATCGAGTTTTGATATAAAGGAATGGTTCAGGTTATTATTGAGCTTTGATATAAAAAGTCGAGTTAGGTAATTTTTTGGGCATGATTACCCTAAAAATATTCTCacgttttttaaattttttatatgacattatatatatatatatatatatatatatatatatatatataagcggGCCAACTCAACAAACTACAGAGTCGATCTAAAAGATCATTAGATGATTTATAAACAAATGAAGACAGATCAAATTTAAACAGCCAACTATAGTCTATACATCATTTGGCATCCTTCGTGACAATCGATATCATATTTGTATTGGAAATCGTGCGAACTTTTACTTCCATCCTTTCAATAAGAGTTCAGTTTTATTGGTGCACTAAATAAGTGCATCTTATGCATATTGCATAGTATTTTGATTAGCATTTATGCAGTAAAATTTTTGTGCTACACTTCTTAGAGCTAATGGGATCAAAAATTACCAGTAAATGTATAAATAAAAGTTGGATTCATCCCAAGGTATTTGTGCATGACTAAACACATTCCTCCATATACTAATTCTGTTCAAGCAAAATTTCCCAGCAGTAGCTTAAATTTTATCTGGCAAATTGATGCTTGTGATCTTCATATCATTAAATTTACGAAGAATTCAATCACGATCAAGGGCACGAAAATTATCAGGTATTCTGCTTCATAGGTTGCTGAATGGATCGGTCCAGGACTTATCGTGTTTTGCAGCTTTCTTCCATGTATTCTTGAATCGCTCTAGATCTGTTTGCGACTGTGTACGCACCTACAGACGAATGATCTACATTACAAATTAATCACAGAAAAGAACTTCTAGATTCCGATCCCACTTTCATAACGAACTATTGTCATGGCATaaaattttttgaaagaatgaaaaaaattaagcttttattgaaaaaaattctgaaaataaGCATTGGAACAAAATAATTTCTGAGATAAGCGTCTTTCACCCGAATCTAAGGTATGGCTTTGCCAGATGTTACTAACAGCGGGCGAAAACTGAATTGATCAACAATCGACCGTTGTTACTAATAGGAGGCGATTGTCGAGCAGACTTGGACTCAGTTCAGTAATCGTCTGTTGTTACTAGCAGCGGGCAATGCCGTACTTCAAGTTCGGTTGAAGGatgtttattttagaaaatattttgtttttgcatttagttttggaattttttattataaaaagctttttatttcacattttttactAGCTATGTCCACCATCCAAAATGATCACCTTGAATAGGAAATAAGTCGATTTAGAAGGAAAAACTATGCTTGAAGATCCAACTCGGGATCCTTCACATTTCATTGAAAGTACATATGCAAATATTGGGgttttaaccatcagcttatTCTCTTCATTGTGTTagttctttgacatggtatcagagccaacgtaaTGGAAAACCATGAATTCAAATCTCATCGACATGAAGAGCGTATGTGCTGCAACCCCACATTTTTAGCCCAAAGGATTAACAATGCTATTTGAACGATATTGAGAAAAAAGAAGTTCAAAGTGTGTTTTAGGACTTACCGCGTTTCTTGCATCAACGAGCAGTTAGCACCAATGAATCCACTGATGCAGCGTTTTCAGCTAGGAGTGTaagtaatttggtgaaaaacCGAACACCGAACCAAACCAAATCGAATAAGTAATTtggtttgactatattttaaatttggtttggtttggactgaattttaattctaattCGATGTTCGGTTTGGACTCGGTCTAGGGTccaagaaaattgaaaaaaccgAAATTTTAAAGGCATTTTATATCATCCAtttgtttgtttaaatttttgcccttatttttagaattttgttaaaagttttttgttcaaattaaaaaccctaaaattattaatatttatttaggaGCTTTAGAAAGAATAAGTTTGAAATAATACATGCGAATTTGATTTTCGgtgcaaaatatacaaatcGGTGCAATTCGATCTattcggttcaatttggattggtattttaaaaATCGGTTCGGTACAAtttggattataaatattataatttgaatttggattgaaaatatcaaaaccgaattttattcggtttgatttggatttgtATCGAATCCAAACCAAAACCAAACTTTCACCCCTATTTTTAGGGGCTTCAAGACTAGAGGCCTTAGCATCAGTCTGCATGAATTATCATCAAAAGTAATGGCAAATGTGAACCATTGAAGGGTCCTTTTgtgatgtagaaaacaaaatattgtcGTAAATGTTACCTCGTTCTGTGCAGTACCCTCCAGAGTAGGATGGCCATAGTGCACTACATAATCGGAATCAACAATGCCAATGTATTTAGTTCTATCACCCTTTAACACAATGGTGGGTATCAGAAGTCAATATTCCGAAAAATAAGAGAATGAACAAGTAGTGAACAAACGTAAATAAAGCCTTGAGAGAGATCGGAGATTTGCCTGAGCACAGTAACCAAGCTGGAATTCCGCTCCCCATTCATGAACCAAGTCGCTctgtaaagaaaaagaaatctaACGGTTACAAGCCAGTATCTTGCACATATCGTATAGGGGCCTATATGGCTCGTTCTATTTAGCTAGAGCGCGAAGTATAATTAACTCAAGATATTTACAAGTATATTTATATGTTGTATTGTTGCGTTACAATAATGGGGTGATGAAAGGCGTACCTGGATCATATACCACGCACAGCGCCATGCTGCTCTTGAGAAAGCCGGAGCCATCATCTCCACCCACCCAGTACAAGGAGGTTCTGTGCTATTTTCGTTGCACTTTCTTCCCCCAGGAAGGACCTTGTCGATTCTCCTACAAGTAAAACAAAAAAGGAAATATGCATCAAAATTTGGAGTAACGAGTTTaagatagagtatataatataaattgagACTTTTAACCATAAACTTAAGCTTTTAATTGAGAAGGTTCCTTGACATGATATAGTAGCTTAGGTCACGGATTTGATCACATCCACCTCTACTATCAAGTGGTATTAGCGGCAAGTATGAGAAAAACTTGTGTTGCATTCACACTTCTAATCTAAAAGGCTCTTGAGCGAGGGGGCGTGATAGATTATACTATAGaagctatgttactcggactcttcattttgctttacgtacccgtgtccgatctTTGATaatcggacattggtatgacacttaCACTTaagcgtaaaattgaatatttagacatatccgacacttggacGCGCCAGTATTCGGCATCAGTATACCCGAGTCCAAATAACATAGTATAGAAGTATAAAAGTATAAATTGGGGTCTCAACTATAAGCTTAAACTTTTTGTAAAGATGGTTCCATAATAAATCTATGTAATACCCCTGGAGTAGGAAGGCGATAGTGCACCGCATAATCGGAATCAACAATGCCCAAATCAGACATTGGACAAAATATATGTTATCtacaacaatatatatcatatacttTATCACTTTGTTCGGAAAGACATTGGATCGACAAAATCGATTGTTATTTGCCCTGTTGAAACATTTCAAATTAAAAAGTGAACCTGTGCACAAGTACGCGATGGCCCTCTGATTTTTCCTGATCAAGGGCAGGTTGTGATATCTGTAGTCCTTCTTTCTTAATGACAGATAAGTACCTGCAAAACTTATACCCGGAATTAAGGAACCAAATTAACCAGGAGCTAAACTACCTACCCTTTAGAAAACGAAAGACTTACAAAGACTAAGTTACCGTTGAACATTGAAGTTTTCAACTCCTAGGTCTTCGTCCCAAAGGAAAATGTACGAGTATTGTGAAACAATATCAGGATGTAAGAAACGCTTTGCAAACCACCTGAAGAAAATATTGTGAGGAAAACAATGTTTTTCGAGAAATGATGTAGTCGAATCAATCTCATGAACATACCATTTAGTTTGATGGGCAGCAACGACATGTAAAACTCGAGTGCTCCACTTAAAGTCACTCCAGTCATCCACATTTCCATCGTAATGAAAAAGCATGACGACAAAATTGTATCCCATAAACTGTAGGAGAAAATAACGCACATCAAGCATAACAGCTGAAAAACAATGAAGCCAAAGCGGATTAAAAACTTTCCTCACCTTCCTCACGATTTTATCAACGCGTTCTTCATGCTTCAAACCGACAGCCATAGCCAATAAGTTCTTATCTGATTTCTAGATAAAACACAAGGGATCAGGGAAAGAGAAGGCCAACATCCCTCAATATAACAAATGCACAGTAcagatttatagttttttggttTAGATTATATTGAAGAGCGTGATATActaagtatgatgatgatgattttggattataatggtCTACATTAAAATGACCCGTTAATCATGTGCACCTTTTATTATGGGAAGTTGTGGATGGTGCTACCAAGGACTAATCAGAAGTAACTTCTTTATTATTACTAACGAAGGTATGGTTGCGTACATTCGACTCTGTCAAACCCACCAGCATATGTAATGTATACCGCACATCAATAAGTACTAATCATTTGTTTTCACTTTCAAAGAGATTGGAATGTACTCACATATCTAATAACATTGTAAGGTAAAACATGATACTATATGTCCATAACAGAGTATTTACTAACCTTCTTCACTGGAGTGCCCCATAATGGTCGCATTTCCAAGTCAGATGTGCTCGAAATAATGCCTTTAGGCAGTGCCTCCGTTCCAATAGGTTTACATCGCCCCTGAAAGCAGAAAACAGTACTTTGTTACAACGTCGAACATCATTAACTGACCAAAACTACATGCACTTGAAAGCGATTAAACGTGAACCTGACACTTCATGGATTGTGTTCTTAGAAAAATGTTCAGCACGCCCTGTGGTGAGAATCTCTGCAACAATTAAGTTCGTCTAAGTAGGAAAGGCAAACAGTTAAGCAAAATGTCAAAACGAACAATGATATTTGATAATGAACAACAGCTTAGGAAAGGAACATATTGCATTAATAGAGGAGTTTCTTTACTAAATGCAGAGGAAATGGAAGAAATAGCATTCAAAGCAAGTCGTATCTGTTAGgctgtgacaattcgtcacataatcatCCTATGGGCCCACTCTTGTCGACACACCCACAAGCCACAAGCCACAAGGCACCCATGGGCTCAAGCCCACAAACCAACGGATAATGAGCGTTGACTTGCCTATACACTTATAAGGTTTACTATAACCCAAAACCATATTGTATTAGGAGCACTGCCCACCAAGCGGTATATGCAAGTACACAGACCACTATTTGTCTATATCAGTGATGTGGGATCTTCCTCGCACGTGAAGTATTTCCAATAGTATCCACGAATTATGTAATCTACatcaataattaaaacatgTATGGACCATTGACATGTACCTCTTTATAATCTGTTACAATAAATGTGCTACCAATGAACACAGCAGCACATAACAAAGCCAGAGTAGGAAGGGACTTGATAGAAAAGGATCTTCGTTTTTTAGCACCAATAGCAGTCACCTGGATGATAAAAACCTAAATactcaaaaattaatttaaacccACAACTCAATAAAAGAAGAAATCTTTTTTATTCACAACACAACCCAATCACCCAATGCAGCATAAAtcaatacaaaatcaaaaggGTAACCAGAATAGAAAAGATTATATGATCTCATACAGTAAAAGTTCAGCTAACCTTCACATATACGAACTCATACACTAAAAGATTATATGATCATAAATGTAATCAAAGGCTGAAAACaagaaaagggaagaaaaaCTTACAAATTTTGAAGGCTTCATTTTGTGGGAATtgggaaaaatgagaagggaaAGGGAAAAGGGTGATAATCAAACAATGGGTTTTGTTTCTTGTTCCTTCAAGTAGAAACAGAAGTAGAGAGTGACCAAAAAGCAAGATGTTTTGGCATTTTTTATGAAGAACAAAACCCGAAAATATTGAAGTTCCAATAAATGTAGTGGAATAAAGCAGGTCCCTTGATTTGTACTGTTAATCCTGTAATTGGGGATGGTATGCTTCGTGTTATGTGCTCATTGGCCATTGTTATCACCCTACGAACTCACATAAACATATAACTGAGATTTTTCGAGGGTGTAAGAAGTCGGAGTTATTGGCTGATTTGATCTTTGAAAGTTAGTTGATAAGTCTAACGGATgtttggcaagataagttattgaataattttagTTTCTTTTAATACAAACAGAAGGTTAAATGGTCAAATCATCTAATACTAATGTTTAGTAAATTAACTTGTTAAAACAGCTTATTGATATAGATTAGTTGTTTTGTACAAACTACTCAAAATAACAGCT harbors:
- the LOC130800211 gene encoding UDP-glycosyltransferase 74E2-like, whose amino-acid sequence is MQDIKQAQKAHVLVVPYPGQGHINPMLQFAKRLASKGIKPTLTPTVYMVKSMQLFDIPTQTGPPIQIRPISDGFDDGGKNQAGSTSTYLDSLNIHGPKTLAQLIKQLAEDGDPVKAVIYDGFLPWALDVGKKFGLIGVCFFTQSCTVNSVYYHVQRGLIQLPLSGQDTVSIPGAPKLQQSDLPSFVEKYGSYPFWFRVVIEQFSNIDQADWVLCNIFYDMENEVVDWMSTMWKIRTIGPTTPSHYLDKRLKDDKDYNLQLFKPNTELTKKWLDTKPTNSVIYISFGSAAILSEQQFKELSQGLKNSKRSFLWVVRESEHSKLPKGFLEETSNQGLVVSWASQLEILAHKATCCFVTHCGFNSILEALSLGVVVVGYPQYTDQGTNAKFVEDVWGVGIRAKVDEEGVVRREEVEEFIREVMEGKKRDEMMKNVSKWKKLAKEAMEEGGSSCKNIDEFVTYLGGC